Proteins from one Catenuloplanes atrovinosus genomic window:
- a CDS encoding DUF5709 domain-containing protein, protein MTDGPTQEQADRELWLPENDEGQLSADDTLSDRGLDDDLDEGYSPPERYRGATAFGVTAEEARQGESLDDRLRQEVPDSSGDEPSRDALDDGEGEESDEFYDAAETGDRRAGRLVAPDEGAGEDTEDESWGSDVGIDGGAASAEEAAVHIVDNP, encoded by the coding sequence ATGACCGATGGACCCACCCAGGAGCAGGCCGACCGGGAGCTGTGGCTGCCGGAGAACGACGAGGGTCAGCTCTCCGCCGACGACACGCTCAGCGACCGCGGCCTCGACGACGATCTGGACGAGGGTTACAGCCCGCCGGAGCGCTACCGGGGCGCCACCGCGTTCGGCGTGACCGCGGAGGAGGCCCGGCAGGGCGAGTCGCTCGACGACCGGCTCCGCCAGGAGGTCCCGGACTCCTCCGGCGACGAGCCGAGCCGGGACGCGCTCGACGACGGCGAGGGCGAGGAGTCCGACGAGTTCTACGACGCGGCCGAGACCGGTGACCGCCGCGCCGGCCGCCTGGTCGCCCCGGACGAGGGCGCCGGCGAGGACACCGAGGACGAGTCGTGGGGCAGCGACGTCGGCATCGACGGCGGCGCGGCATCCGCCGAAGAGGCGGCTGTCCACATTGTCGACAACCCGTAG